The Taeniopygia guttata chromosome 31, bTaeGut7.mat, whole genome shotgun sequence genomic sequence TCCGGTGCGGGTCCCGCTCGGCCCCAGCCATGGCCCCTGCGATGGGCAGGAGGGAGTTAAAGGGAAGCGACCACCCCCAGGGCCCCCCCACCCCTTTCCGGGCTCTGCCGCACCCCCGAAttccccccgggacccccaaaatcgccccccgggcccccccgagccccccccgCACCCACACAACGCGGCCGGCCGCTGTCGTAAAACACCAACACAGCCGTAAAGCACCGCTAGCAGGGGGCGGGGGAGTCGCGACAAAGCCGCAAAGTGCGGAGGAGCGCGGCGTTGTTAAGGGGGCGGGGTTTACGTGACGGGGCGTGGTCACACACGGAGGGGGCGTGGCTCAATGTGGGGGCGTGGCCTGGCGGCGGCGGTTTGGGCGGGAACGGCTGAGGCGGAGTTTTGGCGGGAAAGGCCCCGCCCGCTCTGGggcccctcaaaccccccccaaTGCCCCCCCCCAGAGGCCCCGGGGGTCCCCGAAAGCCCCCGGGACCCATTGAGCCCCCCAGGACCCATtgaccccacccaggacccATTGACCCTCCCCGGGACCCACTGACCCCTCCCCAGACCCACTGACCCCACCCGGGACCCATtgaccccccccgggacccactgaccccccccgggacccactgaccccccccgggacccacTGACCCCACCCCGGGACCCATTGACCCCACCCGGGACCCACTGACCCCTTCCCAGACCCACTGACCCCACCCGGGACCCATTGACCCTCCCCGGGACCCAGTTGAGCCCCCCGGGACCCACTGACCCCACCCGGGACCCATTgacccccccgggacccacTGACCCCTCCCCAGACCCACTGACCCCTCCCCAGACCCACTGAcacccccccagtgtcccctccttGTCCCCTCAGAGCTCTCCTGGGTCAccccctccatgtcccccaCTGACCCCCCCCCGTGCCTCTCCATggccccctcagccccccaaatgtccccacagccccccaggaTTCCCCTCACCCTCCCAGAGTCCCCTCAggtccccagagccccccccaAAAGTCCCCATCagcccccccgtgtccccctcccTCATCTGGCCTGGGGGGGGTCCTGGCTGCAGATGAGCAGTGGATTATCCACCCTCCCCCCATAATCCGACAGCTGGGGGGGGATTAAGGCCCTCCcggcccccccaaaccccccgagGGGTCAGCCCCACCTTGGGACCCCCTGGGGATGTGTTTGGGGAGGGGGGTACCCCTAATTCCCCTCACACCCCCCCAGTAATTATCATCTGGTTTAATTGGGGGGGCCAGGTGGTTGCGGGAGTTCGGCCAAGCCGGGATGGGGCGGGGGGggctcctccccctccccctccctttcccatcAGCATCTGGAGGGACCCCgagggggggatttgggggggatttggggggatctgggggggccAGGACAGGAGCACCCAGTCCCCAGCGgctgcacagggacaggagcaccCACGGGCCAGGTGAGCAGGGtgggggcactgggaccccaaactggggggagctggggacccccaaacctctCTCCGGGGCGGGGACAGATCCCTCTGCCCCATGGGGGGCTGCCCCCCACACTGGGGGTGTCGCTGCCTCATGGGGTGTCATTATCCCCCTCTCCACCCCCAAAGggtgtccccccaccccaatgGGTGCCATCCCCTACCCCTCACCCCCTGGGTGCCCCCTCTGTAACCCCTCTccgtcccctcctgcccaccccgGTCCCTGGGgtcccacccccaccccacaggGAGTGACCCCTGCCCCATGGGACGCCACCCCACTGTCCACTCTGCTGACCCCCGCCGAtgaccctgctgtccctgtgcccccctggcACCCACCCTGCCCCACAGGGAGCCACCTCTGCCCCCTATCACCCCCTAACCCTGctctctgcccccagcccaccATGCCTGCCCCACTGGTGGCCCCGCTGGTGGCCCTGCTGGTGGCCCTGCTGTCACAGTGCCCACCATGCCGCTGCCCCCCGGCGCCCACCCAGCCCCACGCCATCCGGCTGGAGGGTGACCTGACGCTGGGGGGGCTGTTCCCGGTGCACGCCCGCGGCCCTGCCGGGGTGCCCTGCGGGCCGGTCAAGAAGGAGAAGGGCATCCACCGGCTGGAGGCCATGTTGTACGCGCTGGACCGCGTCAACGGCGACCCGCGGGTGCTGCCCAACCTGACGCTGGGCGCTCGCATCCTGGACAcctgctccagggacacctACGCCCTGGAGCAGGCGCTGAGCTTCGTGCGCAGCCTCCTGCCCCCCGAGGGGGGCGAGGGCAGCTGCCCCGATGGGTCAGCCCCACGCCGGCCCCCGCCGGAGCGCCTGGTCGGGGTCATCGGGGCGTCCGCCAGCTCCGTGTCCATCATGGTGGCCAACGTGCTGCGGCTGTTCGCGGTGAgacgggggatttgggggcgttggggacatggagggatgttggggacatggagggacatTGGGATgtggaggggcactggggacatggagggacattggggacatggagggacattggggacatggagggacatTGGTGTCCGCCAGCTCCGTGTCCATCATGGTGGCCAACGTGCTGCGGCTGTTCGTGGTGAgtcgggggatttgggggcgttggggacatggagggatgTTGGGGATATGAAGGGACATTGGGATGTGGAGGGGCACTAGGGACatggaggggcactggggacatggagggacattgggggcatgAAGGGACATTGGGACCTggagggacactgggggcatggagggacactggggacatggagggacactgggggcaTGGAGGGATGTTGGGGATGTGAAGGGACATTGGGACATGGAGGGACATTGGGACATggagggacattgggggcatgAAGGGACATGGGTGTCCGCCAGCTCCGTGTCCATCATGGTGGCCAACGTGCTGCGGCTGTTCGCAGTGagatgggggatttgggggtgttggggacatggagggatgTTGGGGATGTGAAAGGACGTTGGGATGTGgaggggcattggggacatggagggacactgggggcatggagggacactggggacatggagggatgTTGGGGATATGAAGGGACATTGGGATGTggagggacactgggggcatggagggacattggggacatggagggacattgggacatggagggacattggggacatggagggacatGGGTGTCCGCCAGCTCCGTGTCCATCATGGTGGCCAATGTCCAGGGGCTCTTTGTGATCACgggggggtgttggggacactgAAGATGTTTGAGGGCATGTGGGGGTGACATGGGACAGCgttgtccccacagtgtcctcATGGTGTCCTCTCCCTGTGGTGGGGGGGGGCCTGGACACCTGCcccccctctgtgccccccctcccttccagaaccttcccctcctccccccacgGGTGTTACCCACAATCCGCAGGGACGGCAGCAAATGGCCCAGGGGGATTAGGGGGGATTAGGGACAGCGAGGGGGGGGTCCCACAGTGCCAggtcccctggtgtcccccgggcccccccggcatgtccccgatgtcccccttgtccccagccccaggctgagccccctctgtcctcaatgtcccctcacgctccccagtgcccccaatgtccccccagacCCTCCCTACATCAACACTCCACCCTGACACCCCCACAGCCCTTCACCCCCATCTCCCCACGGCCCCTTGATGCCCCCAACCCCCCCCTGTCCCTGACATCTCcgtgatgtccccaatgtccccagatCCCCCAGATCAGCTACGCCTCCACGGCCCCCGAGCTGTCGGACCCCGGGCGTTACGAGTTCTTCTCGCGGGTGGTGCCGCCCGACTCGTACCAGGCGCAGGCCATGGTGGCCGTGGTGCGGGCGCTGGGCTGGAGCTACGTCAGCACGTTGGCCTCCGAGGGCAACTACGGCGAGAGCGGCGTCGAGGCCTTCGTGCAGAGCTCCCGCGAGGCCGGTGGGCtgtactgggttatactgggagggcactgggagcactgggagggcaccGGATTATGCTGGGAGGGgcactgggccatactgggatgtAGTGGGAGggtgagctctgcagggaagggGGAGGTTCTGAGGCCTGGACAGGGAAGGTGATCCCCATCCacactggtccatactggtttatactggtctgtactggggCAGGGGGCCTGTGCATCGCCCAGTCCATCAAGATCCCGCGGGAGCCGAAGCCGGGGGAGTTTGCCAAGGTCATCGGGCGCCTGATGGAGACGTCGACTGCGCGTGGGGTCGTGCTCTTTGCCAACGAGGACGACATCCGGTGAGACCAGTGCACCCCAGTACACACCAGTGTGCCCCAGTACACACCAGTCCTGccccagtccctccccagtgctccTCAGCCCACTGgagttcatcccagttcatcccagtctAGTCAGGTCCCCTCCCAGTCTAACCCAGTGGCCTCCCAGTCCTTTCAGTCCATCCACGTTCCTTTCCAGTCCTTCACAGTCCATCCCAGCAGCCTCCACTGTTCATCCCAGTAGCCGCCCAACCcgttccagtccctcccagtccctcccagtgcccccagtccctcccagtgctcccagtccctcccagtttgcccagtagCCGTGCCTGTCCCCGCAGGCGGGTGCTGGAGGCCGCCACGCTGGCCAACCTCTCAGGCCACTTCTCCTGGGTGGGCTCGGACAGTTGGGGGGCCAAGATGGCAccagtgcagggcctggaggaggcggCGCACGGGGCCATCACCATCCTGCCCAAACGGGCCTCGGTGCCCGGTGAgcgctgggggcactggggggactgggagggactgggggcactggggggactgggagggactggggggactggaggCTGGAGGGACtaggggcactgggagggactgggggcactgggggcactgggagggactgggagggactggggggactggaggctggagggactgggggcactggggagactgggagggactgggagggactggggggactggaggctggagggactggggggactgggagggactgggggcactggggggactgggagggactggggggactgggagggactggggggactggggggactgggagggactgggggcactgggagggactgggggctctgggagggactggggggactgggggcactgggagggactgggggcactgggagggactggggggactggggggactgggagggactgggggcactgggagggactgggggcactgggggcactgggagggactggggtcactgggagggactggggggactggggggactgggggcactgggagggactgggggcactgggagggactgggggcactggggggactgggacggactggggggactggaggctggagggactgggggcactggaatggactgggggcactgggagggactgggagtttTTTGGGAAGGACTGGGGCAaactgggatgggctgggggagACTGAAGATTGCtggggggggctctggggggactcagggtgggtttgggggttccagggAGGCTCTtagggggctctggggggagTCTGGGGGACTTGTGGGACACTCCAGGATTCTGTGGGTCACCCATGGCTCAGGGGGGTCccctgtgaccctgtggggacccccctgacccccggtgtcccccccagGCTTTGACGAGTACTTCACATCGCGCTCGCTGGAGAACAACCGCCGCAACCTCTGGTTCCACGAGTTCTGGGAGGACGATTTCAACTGCCGCCTGCCCCACGGCACCGCGCCCCACGGAGAGCCCGCGGGGGCACCCGGAGCGCCCGTGCGCAAGTGCACAGGTACCCTGCCCCATAGAGACCCCACAGGTACCCCATAGGGACCCCACAGGTACCCTGCCCTATAGGGACCCCACAGGTACCCTGCCCCATAGAGACCCCACAGGTACCCTGCCCCATAGGgaccccacagggaccccatAGGGACCCCACAGGTACCCTGCCCTATAGGGACCCCACAGGTACCCTGCCCCATAGAgaccccacagggaccccatAGGGACCCCACAGGTACCCTGCCCTATAGGGACCCTATAGAGACCCCACAGGTACCCTGCCCTATAGGGACCCCATAGGGATCCCACAGGTAGCCTGCCCCATAGAgaccccccagggaccccataGGGACCCCACAGGTACCCTGCCCTATAGGGACCCTATAGAGATCCCACAGGTACCCTGCCCTATAGGGACCCCATAGGGACCCCATAGGGACCCCACAGGTACCCTGCCCTATAGGGGCCCCACAGGTAGCCTGCCCCATAGAGACCCCACAGGGACCCTATAGGGACCCCACAGGTAGCCTGCCCCATAGAGACCCCACAGGTACCCTGCCCCATAGGGACCCCACAGGTACCCTGCCCTATAGGGGCCCTACAGAGATCCCACAGGTACCCTGCCCTATAAGGACCCCAAAGGTATCCTgccccatagagaccccaaagGGACCCCATAGGGACCCCACAGGTACCCTGCCCCATAGAgaccccacagggaccccatAGGGACCCCACAGGTACCCTGCCCTATAGGGGCCCTATAGAGATCCCACAGGTACCCTGCCCTATAGGGACCCTATAGAGATCCCACGATACCCTGCCCCATAGAGACCCAACAGGGACCCCACAGAGATCCCATAGGGACCTTAAAGGTACCCTGCCCTATAGAGACCCTATAGAGACTTCACAGGTACCCTTCCCCAGagaccccatagagaccccTTAAAGACCCCACAGGTACCCCATAAAGACCCCATAGGGACCCCACAGGTATCCTGCCCCACAAGGACCCCATAGGGACCCAATAGAGACCCCACAGGTACCCGGCCCCAGACACCCCATAGAAACCTCACAGGGACCCCACAGGTAAGTTTAGGGTGGCcatggcaggtttggggtgcccatggcaggtttggggtgcccatggcaggtttggggtgcccagggcaggtttggggtgcccagggcaggtttggggtgcccatggcaggtttggggtgcccacagtgggtttggggtgtccatgGCAGGTTTGGGGAGTCCATGGCAGGTTTAGGGTGCCcatggcaggtttggggtgcccatggCAGCTTTGGGGTGCCCATAGctggtttggggtgcccatttGGGATCTCAAACCCCGCAGGCCGGGAGCGCATCGGGCGGGACTCGCCCTACGAGCAGGAGGGGAAGGTTTGGGGTGCCtatggcaggtttggggtgcccatggcaggtttggggtgcccacggtgggtttggggtgtccatggcgggtttggggtgcccatggcaggtttggggtgcccagggcaggtttggggtgcccagggcaggtttagggagcccagggcaggtttggggtgtccaTGGTGGGTTtagggtgcccagggcaggtttggggtgcccacggtgggtttggggtgcccatggctggtttggggtgcccagggcaggtttggggtgcccatggcaggtttggggtgtccatggcaggtttggggtgtccatggcgggtttggggtgcccatggcaggtttggggtgcccagggcaggtttagggTGTCCATGGCAGGTTtagggtgcccagggcaggtttggggtgtccaTGGCAGGTTTAGGGCACCCATGGCAGGTTTAGGGTGCCCacggtgggtttggggtgcccatggcaggtttggggtgtccatggcaggtttggggtgttCATGGCAGGTTTAGGGTGCCcacagcaggtttggggtgcccagggcaggtttggggtgcccatggcgggtttggggtgtccatggcaggtttggggtgcccagggcgggtttggggtgtccacagcaggtttggggtgcccagggcaggtttggggtgcccatggcaggtttggggtgcccagggcaggtttggggtgcccatggcaggtTTAGGGTGTCCATggcgggtttggggtgcccacaGCAGGTTTAGGGTGTCcatggcaggtttggggtgcccagagcaggtttagggtgcccatggcaggtttggggtgcccatggcgggtttggggtgcccatggcgggtttggggtgcccacagcaggtttggggtgcccagggaaggtttggggtgcccatttGGGATCTCAAACCCCACAGGCCGGGAGCGCATCGGGCGGGACTCGCCCTACgagcaggaggggaaggtggGGTGGCCACAGCAGGTTTAGGGTGACcatggcaggtttggggtgtccatggcaggtttggggtgcccatggcgggtttggggtgcccatggCGGGTTtagggtgcccagggcaggtttggggtgtccatggcaggtttggggtgcccatggcaggtttagggtgcccatggcaggtttggggtgcccagggcaggtttggggtgcccatggcaggtttggggtgcccatggcaggtttggggtgcccatttGGGATCTCAAACCCCGCAGGCCGGGAGCGCATCGGGCGGGACTCGCCCTACGAGCAGGAGGGGAAGGTTTGGGGTGTCCAcggcaggtttggggtgcccagggcaggtttggggtgcccggggcaggtttggggtgtccaTGGCGGGTTtagggtgcccagggcaggtttggggtgcccagggcaggtttggggtgcccatttGGGATCTCAAACCCCGCAGGCCGGGAGCGCATCGGGCGGGACTCGCCCTACGAGCAGGAGGGGAAGGTTTGGGGTGCCtatggcaggtttggggtgcccagggcaggtttagggtgcccagggcaggtttggggtgtccagggcaggtttggggtgtccatggtgggtttggggtgaccatggcaggtttggggtgtccatggcaggtttggggtgtccatggcaggtttggggtgtccatggcgggtttggggtgtccatggcaggtttggggtgcccagggcaggtttggggtgcccagggcaggtttagggtgaccatggcaggtttggggtgcccagggcaggtttggggtgcccagggcaggtttagggtgcccatggcaggtttagggtgcccagagcaggtttagggtgcccatggcaggtttggggtgcccagggcaggtttagggtgccatggcaggtttggggtgcccagggcaggtttggggtgcccatttGGGATCTCAAACCCCGCAGGCCGGGAGCGCATCGGGCGGGACTCGCCCTACgagcaggaggggaaggtggggtgcccatggcaggtttggggtgcccagggcaggtttggggtgtccatggcaggtttggggtgcccagggcaggtttggggtgtccatggcaggtttggggtgcccatggctggtttggggtgcccacggcaggtttggggtgcccatttGGGATCTCAAACCCCGCAGGAAGGGAGCGCATCGGGCGGGACTCGCCCTACgagcaggaggggaaggtggggtgcccatggcaggtttggggagcccatggcaggtttggggtgcccatggcaggtttggggtgcccatggcaggtttggggtgcccagggcaggtttggggtgcccagggcaggtttggggtgcccatttGGGATCTCAAACCCCGCAGGCCGGGAGCGCATCGGGCGGGACTCGCCCTACgagcaggaggggaaggtggggtgcccatggcaggtttggggtgcccacggtgggtttggggtgtccatggctggtttggggtgcccatggcgggtttggggtgcccatggcaggtTTAGGGTGTCcatggcaggtttggggtgtccatggcaggtttggggtgcccagggcaggtttggggtgcccatttGGGATCTCAAACCCCGCAGGCCGGGAGCGCATCGGGCGGGACTCGCCCTACgagcaggaggggaaggtggggtgcccagggcaggtttggggtgcccagggcaggtttggggggcccagggcaggtttggggtgcccatggcaggtttagggtgcccagggcaggtttggggtgcccagggcaggtttggggtgcccagggcaggtttggggtgcccatttGGGATCTCAAACCCCGCAGGCCGGGAGCGCATCGGGCGGGACTCGCCCTACgagcaggaggggaaggtggggtgtccatggcaggtttggggtgcccagggcaggtttggggtgcccatggcgggtttggggtgtccatgGCAGGTTTAGGGTGCTCAGGGCAGGTTtagggtgcccagggcaggtttggggtgcccatggcaggtttggggtgcccagggcaggtttagggtgcccagggcaggtttggggtgcccatggcaggtttggggtgcccacagcaggtttggggtgcccagggcaggtttggggtgcccatttGGGATCTCAAACCCCGCAGGCCGGGAGCGCATCGGGCGGGACTCGCCCTACgagcaggaggggaaggtggggtgcccagggcaggtttagggtgtccatggcaggtttggggtgcccatggcaggtttggggtgtccatggtgggtttggggtgaccatggcaggtttggggtgcccagggcaggtttagggtgcccagggcaggtttggggtgcccatttGGGATCTCAAACCCCGCAGGCCGGGAGCGCATCGGGCGGGACTCGCCCTACgagcaggaggggaaggtggggtgcccatggcaggtttggggtgtccatggcaggtttggggtgtccaCGGCAGGTTTAGGGTGCCCAttgcaggtttggggtgcccagggcaggtttagggTGCCCACGGCAGGTTTAGGGTGCCCAtagcaggtttggggtgcccatggcgggtttggggtgcccagggcaggtttggggtgtccaCGGCAGGTTtagggtgcccagggcaggtttagggtgcccagggcaggtttggggtgcccatggcaggtTTAGGGTGCCcacagcaggtttggggtgcccatggcaggtttggggtgcccacggcaggtttggggtgcccatggcgggtttggggtgcccagggcaggtttggggtgcccagggcaggtttggggtgcccagggcaggtttggggtgcccacagcaggtttggggtgcccagggcaggtttagggtgcccatggcaggtttggggtgcccagggcaggtttagggTGCCCACGGCAGGTTTAGGGTGCCCATAGCAGGTTtagggtgcccagggcaggtttggggtgcccatggcaggtttggggtgcccgtagcaggtttggggtgcccatggcaggtttggggtgcccagggcgggtttggggtgcccagggcaggtttggggtgcccatttGGGATCTCAAACCCCGCAGGCCGGGAGCGCATCGGGCGGGACTCGCCCTACgagcaggaggggaaggtgCAGTTCGTCATCGACGCTGTGCTGGCCATGGCCCACGGGCTGCACTCGCTGCTGGGCGAGGCCTGCCCGGGCGGGGGGCTCTGTGCCCACATGGACCCCCCCGACGGGCGCCGCCTGCTCACCCACATCCGCAGGGTGGCCTTCAACGGTACTGTGGCACTGGGAATGtactgggagctactgggagACACTGGGATATACTAGGGTGGCACTGGAGACCATcctgggatgtactgggatttactggggcGAACACGGAGAGGGATGGGAGCACTTGAGACCatactgggatgtactgggagcTACTGTGGGGCAGTGGGAAGGGGATGGGTGCACTGGTaaccatactgggagcactggtttaCCCTGTACCAGGGGCACACGGGGGCTAGGGGTGAGTCACTGACCTTTCCTGTGGGGTGGCAGGGGTGTCCCTGAcctatactggtttatactggtccgtactggtgTGCAGGCAGCGCGGGGACACCGGTGTCCTTCAACGAGAACGGGGATGCCCCTGGGCGCTACGACATCTTCCAGTTCCAAGGGGGCAACGGCACCGGGGCCTACCGGGCTGTGGGGCAGTGGGTGCAGGGGCTGCACCTGCAGGTGGGTCTGGGACTCCCAGGGACCCCAGGGTGCCCCCTCTGACCCCAAATGGGGGCACTGGGTGGGGGATGCCCTGTTCCCCCTGGGTGGGTGTCCATGGAGGGCTTGGGGGAACCGTGGGGTGCCTGTGGGGGGTGTTTGGGGAGGTCTTTgaggaggtttggggtgtccGTGGAGGGTTTGGGT encodes the following:
- the LOC115492167 gene encoding metabotropic glutamate receptor 6; translated protein: MLYALDRVNGDPRVLPNLTLGARILDTCSRDTYALEQALSFVRSLLPPEGGEGSCPDGSAPRRPPPERLVGVIGASASSVSIMVANVLRLFAIPQISYASTAPELSDPGRYEFFSRVVPPDSYQAQAMVAVVRALGWSYVSTLASEGNYGESGVEAFVQSSREAGGLCIAQSIKIPREPKPGEFAKVIGRLMETSTARGVVLFANEDDIRRVLEAATLANLSGHFSWVGSDSWGAKMAPVQGLEEAAHGAITILPKRASVPGFDEYFTSRSLENNRRNLWFHEFWEDDFNCRLPHGTAPHGEPAGAPGAPVRKCTGRERIGRDSPYEQEGKVQFVIDAVLAMAHGLHSLLGEACPGGGLCAHMDPPDGRRLLTHIRRVAFNGSAGTPVSFNENGDAPGRYDIFQFQGGNGTGAYRAVGQWVQGLHLQEDAMAWGSNSSSPPPSVCSLPCGPGERKKPVKGVPCCWHCELCGGYQYRADLLTCLPCAPHLRPTPNRTACRPTPVLRLSWGHPCAAVPLALATLGLMATAFVLVTFVRHHETPIVKASGRELSYVLLVGIALVYAITFLMVAEPGVGVCALRRLFLGMGMSLTYAALLTKTNRIYRIFEQGKRSVTPPRFISPTSQLVITFTLSGLQLLAAATWLLVRPPHALIDYEMGRTPDPEAARGVLRCDMAEGATLACLAYALLLMLTCTVYAVKARGVPENFNEAKPIGFAMYTTCVVWLAFGPIFFGAAQSAERVHVQTATLTVSMSLSASVPLGLLYAPKVYVILLHPERNQPKRRGADPPP